One Lysinibacillus sp. OF-1 DNA segment encodes these proteins:
- the ftsH gene encoding ATP-dependent zinc metalloprotease FtsH has translation MNRIFRYTIFYLLIFLVIIGIFGTFNSGNSPTKELSYHEFQQALDKKEITSATIQPDKSVYIVEGTLKGYEKGQSFTVNIPRENQSLMDRIDEAAKDKDSNISFLAAPETSGWIQFFTGIIPFIIIIFLFFFLMSQSQGGGNKVMSFGKSKAKLYDDQKKKVRFTDVAGADEEKAELVEVVDFLKDHRKFTEIGARIPKGILLVGPPGTGKTLLARAVAGEAGVPFFSISGSDFVEMFVGVGASRVRDLFENAKKNAPCIIFIDEIDAVGRQRGAGLGGGHDEREQTLNQLLVEMDGFGANEGIIIIAATNRPDILDKALLRPGRFDRQITVGHPDVKGREAILKVHARNKPLADTVDLAAVAQRTPGFSGADLENLLNEAALVAARKSKRTISMADIDEASDRVIAGPAKASRVYSAKEKKLVSFHEAGHVVVGLELDEADTVHKVTIVPRGQAGGYAIMLPKEERFFTTKQELLDRIAGLLGGRVAEEIVLGEVSTGAHNDFQKVTSIARAMVTEYGMSENLGAMQFGSSQGGNVFLGRDFNSDQNYSDSVAYEIDKEMQKIIDTQYERTKRILTEKRDLLDLIANTLMEKETLNAQEIEHLRDHGILPEPEVVENIEESTPKIEAKPTLDTIGEPTVEKELLSKEPNPTTLNLAKESKEPNDAPKGIDEKRD, from the coding sequence ATGAATCGAATATTTCGATATACCATATTTTATTTACTGATTTTCCTAGTGATTATCGGTATTTTTGGTACTTTCAATAGTGGAAATTCACCAACGAAAGAGTTATCTTATCATGAGTTTCAACAAGCTCTAGATAAGAAAGAAATAACAAGTGCTACAATTCAACCTGATAAATCAGTTTACATCGTTGAAGGTACACTGAAAGGTTATGAGAAGGGTCAAAGCTTTACAGTGAATATCCCTCGTGAAAACCAATCTTTAATGGACCGTATCGATGAGGCTGCTAAGGATAAAGATAGTAATATTAGTTTTTTAGCAGCACCAGAAACAAGTGGATGGATTCAATTCTTTACAGGAATTATTCCTTTCATCATCATCATTTTCTTATTCTTCTTCCTAATGAGCCAATCTCAGGGTGGCGGTAATAAAGTGATGAGCTTTGGTAAAAGTAAAGCTAAACTTTATGATGACCAAAAGAAAAAAGTTCGTTTTACAGATGTAGCAGGTGCTGATGAAGAGAAAGCAGAGCTTGTAGAGGTTGTAGATTTTTTAAAAGACCATCGCAAGTTCACTGAAATCGGTGCACGCATTCCAAAAGGTATCTTACTTGTCGGTCCTCCAGGTACAGGTAAAACATTACTTGCACGTGCAGTGGCAGGCGAAGCAGGCGTTCCTTTCTTCTCAATTTCAGGTTCTGACTTCGTAGAAATGTTTGTCGGCGTCGGTGCATCACGTGTTCGAGATTTATTTGAAAACGCGAAGAAAAACGCACCATGTATCATCTTTATCGATGAGATTGATGCGGTTGGTCGTCAACGTGGCGCTGGTCTTGGCGGTGGTCATGACGAACGTGAACAAACACTGAACCAATTATTGGTTGAAATGGATGGTTTCGGAGCAAATGAAGGTATTATTATCATTGCTGCAACAAACCGCCCAGATATTTTAGATAAAGCGTTATTACGTCCAGGTCGATTTGACCGCCAAATTACTGTAGGTCATCCTGATGTAAAAGGGCGCGAAGCAATTCTTAAAGTACATGCACGTAATAAACCTTTAGCAGATACAGTTGATTTAGCTGCAGTTGCTCAACGTACTCCAGGTTTCTCCGGTGCAGATTTAGAAAACTTACTAAACGAAGCAGCACTTGTAGCAGCTCGTAAAAGTAAACGTACGATTAGTATGGCGGATATCGATGAAGCCTCTGACCGAGTAATTGCGGGTCCAGCTAAAGCAAGTCGAGTATATTCAGCCAAAGAGAAAAAACTGGTATCCTTCCATGAGGCTGGTCACGTAGTAGTAGGTCTTGAGCTTGATGAAGCGGATACAGTGCACAAAGTAACAATTGTTCCTCGTGGTCAAGCGGGTGGATATGCGATTATGTTACCGAAGGAAGAACGTTTCTTTACAACAAAGCAAGAGCTCTTAGATCGTATTGCAGGCCTTCTTGGTGGTCGTGTAGCTGAAGAAATTGTTCTTGGTGAAGTTTCTACTGGGGCACATAACGATTTCCAAAAAGTTACAAGCATTGCTCGTGCTATGGTTACCGAATACGGAATGAGTGAAAACCTTGGTGCTATGCAATTTGGTTCAAGTCAGGGTGGCAATGTATTCCTTGGTCGCGACTTTAATTCAGATCAAAATTATTCTGACTCAGTAGCCTATGAAATTGATAAAGAAATGCAAAAAATTATTGATACACAATATGAGCGTACAAAACGCATCCTAACGGAGAAACGTGATTTGCTTGATTTAATTGCCAATACTTTAATGGAGAAAGAAACATTAAATGCACAGGAAATCGAACATTTACGTGATCATGGTATTTTACCAGAGCCAGAGGTCGTAGAAAATATTGAAGAGAGCACTCCGAAAATTGAAGCGAAGCCAACATTAGATACTATTGGTGAACCAACTGTTGAAAAAGAGCTACTTAGCAAAGAGCCTAACCCAACAACTTTAAATCTGGCAAAAGAAAGTAAAGAACCAAATGATGCTCCTAAAGGTATCGATGAGAAACGTGATTAA
- a CDS encoding aldo/keto reductase yields the protein MPLVGYGVFRVPEGDDLAEAVKTAIAKGYRSIDTAQVYRNEESVGRGIQAAIEEGLVTREELFITSKVWNDGLSYEKTLAAYDSSLEKMGLDYLDLYLVHWPGIDQNYIEVYKALEKIYQDGRVRSIGVSNFHVHHLESLLKETTVIPVINQIEFHPHLTQEEVRAYCEDKGIQVEAWSPLMNGSLLEEALIQELASKYSKTPAQIVLRYDVQHHVVTIPKTMTPARMSENLDVFDFALSEQEMTQLDALNDGLRCGPDPEKFNFK from the coding sequence ATGCCTTTGGTTGGTTATGGTGTTTTTCGAGTACCTGAAGGAGATGACCTAGCAGAAGCCGTAAAAACAGCTATTGCTAAAGGTTATCGTAGCATTGATACAGCACAAGTATATCGCAATGAAGAAAGTGTTGGTCGTGGAATACAAGCCGCAATTGAAGAAGGTTTAGTAACTCGTGAAGAACTATTTATCACATCTAAAGTTTGGAACGATGGTCTTTCCTATGAAAAAACACTTGCCGCATATGATAGCAGTTTAGAGAAAATGGGATTAGACTATTTAGATTTGTATTTAGTGCACTGGCCAGGAATTGATCAAAATTATATTGAGGTTTACAAAGCACTAGAAAAAATTTATCAAGATGGTCGAGTACGCTCAATTGGTGTTAGTAATTTCCATGTGCATCATTTAGAAAGCCTTTTGAAGGAAACGACTGTTATTCCTGTTATTAATCAAATTGAATTTCACCCACATTTAACACAAGAGGAAGTACGTGCCTATTGTGAGGATAAGGGTATACAGGTGGAGGCGTGGTCTCCATTGATGAATGGCTCTCTACTTGAAGAAGCGTTGATTCAAGAATTAGCCTCTAAATACAGCAAGACACCTGCACAGATTGTGTTACGCTATGATGTACAGCATCATGTTGTCACAATTCCAAAGACGATGACACCGGCACGTATGTCTGAAAACCTTGATGTTTTTGACTTTGCGTTATCTGAGCAAGAAATGACACAGTTGGATGCATTGAATGATGGTCTACGTTGTGGTCCAGATCCAGAAAAATTTAATTTTAAATGA
- a CDS encoding type III pantothenate kinase, with product MILVLDAGNSNIVLGVYDDNEQLAFHWRMVTDLHKTEDEYAMQVLSFFNHAGISFEQITGIIISSVVPPIMFSLDAMCQKYFRRKPLVVGPGVKTGLNIKYENPREVGSDRIVNAIAALDLYKAPCIIVDFGTATTYCYLNEKGDYMGGAIAPGITISTEALYTQAARLPRIEIVRPSHIVGKTTVSAMQAGIFYGFVGQVEGIVNRMKAQSKEEPLVIATGGLANLIAGETQIIDVVDPFLTLKGLYKLYKRNQ from the coding sequence TTGATTTTAGTTTTAGATGCAGGGAATTCTAATATTGTATTAGGTGTCTATGATGACAACGAACAATTAGCTTTCCATTGGCGTATGGTGACGGACCTTCATAAAACAGAGGATGAATATGCTATGCAAGTTCTTTCATTTTTTAATCATGCAGGCATTTCATTTGAACAAATTACAGGTATTATTATATCCTCAGTTGTGCCACCAATTATGTTTTCATTAGACGCGATGTGTCAGAAATATTTTCGAAGAAAGCCTTTGGTAGTTGGCCCGGGTGTGAAAACGGGTTTAAATATTAAATACGAAAATCCGCGTGAGGTTGGGTCAGATCGCATTGTGAATGCCATAGCAGCTCTAGATTTATATAAAGCCCCTTGTATCATAGTTGATTTTGGTACAGCGACAACCTATTGTTATTTGAATGAGAAGGGCGATTACATGGGTGGTGCTATCGCGCCGGGTATAACGATTTCTACAGAGGCTCTTTATACACAGGCTGCAAGATTGCCGCGTATTGAAATAGTACGGCCTTCACATATTGTCGGGAAAACGACCGTTTCTGCCATGCAGGCAGGTATTTTTTATGGCTTTGTAGGACAAGTAGAGGGCATTGTTAACCGGATGAAAGCACAAAGTAAAGAGGAGCCATTAGTTATTGCTACAGGTGGGCTAGCAAATTTAATCGCAGGGGAGACACAAATCATTGATGTTGTGGATCCGTTTTTAACTTTGAAGGGTTTATATAAGCTATATAAACGTAACCAATAG
- the hslO gene encoding Hsp33 family molecular chaperone HslO, which translates to MNDYLVRGLGFNGQVRVFAARTTATVGEAQRRHDTWPVVSAALGRSMTAAVMMGAMLKGEEKITIKIEGDGPIGPMVIDSNAHGEVRGFVTNPHVHFDLNEQGKLDVRAGVGTEGFLTIVKDLGLRDMFSGQTPIVSGEIAEDFTYYFATSEQVPSSVGLGVLVNPDNTILAAGGFILQLMPGCEEETINEIEQHLATIEPVSKMIEKGFTPEQILEAVLGNGHLQILDSMPVEFKCQCTKERFGAAILGLGAAEIREMIEEDGGAEAECHFCLETYSFSKDELEGFIDELNA; encoded by the coding sequence ATGAATGATTATTTAGTAAGAGGGTTAGGATTTAATGGGCAAGTTCGTGTGTTTGCAGCTCGTACAACTGCTACAGTAGGTGAAGCGCAACGTCGTCATGATACTTGGCCAGTTGTGTCAGCAGCTTTAGGTCGTTCAATGACAGCAGCTGTCATGATGGGAGCTATGTTAAAAGGTGAAGAGAAAATCACGATTAAAATTGAGGGTGACGGTCCAATTGGCCCTATGGTAATTGATAGTAATGCACATGGGGAAGTACGCGGATTTGTTACAAACCCCCATGTTCACTTTGATTTAAATGAGCAAGGGAAGTTAGATGTTCGAGCAGGCGTTGGTACAGAAGGATTTCTTACAATTGTTAAAGATCTTGGATTGAGAGATATGTTCTCTGGACAAACACCAATTGTTTCGGGTGAAATCGCTGAAGACTTTACTTATTATTTCGCAACATCTGAGCAAGTACCATCATCAGTTGGATTAGGTGTATTAGTCAATCCAGACAACACTATTCTTGCAGCAGGCGGATTTATTCTTCAATTAATGCCGGGCTGTGAGGAAGAAACAATCAATGAAATTGAACAACATCTTGCTACAATAGAGCCTGTTTCAAAAATGATTGAAAAAGGCTTTACACCAGAGCAAATTTTAGAAGCTGTTTTAGGAAATGGACATCTACAAATTTTAGATTCCATGCCAGTTGAATTTAAATGTCAATGTACAAAAGAGCGGTTTGGTGCAGCAATTTTAGGTTTAGGAGCAGCGGAAATTAGAGAAATGATTGAAGAGGATGGCGGAGCGGAAGCAGAGTGTCACTTCTGCCTAGAGACATACAGTTTTTCTAAGGATGAGCTAGAAGGGTTTATTGATGAGCTCAACGCGTAA
- a CDS encoding peptidyl-prolyl cis-trans isomerase: protein MSSTRNRRPSTTVTPNQTPLLQRRLKTKPALAVIAILLLGNILWFISWLIPNKGQEIGSDEQVAAIDGDVITRQEWMIAMEERYGKETLQNLVNESVMEKAAKTYKIKVTDKEIDLELALMRSAQDKFDTAMQNLSVEQLRQKIRSQLILDKVLTKDVVIEEESVEKYYEENQGLYNTKTSYRTNFIEVDSKKAADEALGELKNGSDFTVLAREISVDSASASLGGDIGFLTENQENVDPTIINTVKSLKANEVSKAFKLDNGHYGIVQVQEVLEGQSFTYDDVKEHIERELALEQLTQSVTPEAFWSEFNATWYYGESKKEK from the coding sequence ATGAGCTCAACGCGTAATCGACGACCTTCAACCACTGTAACACCAAACCAAACGCCTTTACTGCAACGTCGTTTAAAGACAAAGCCTGCTTTAGCTGTCATAGCGATTCTGTTATTAGGAAATATTTTATGGTTCATCAGCTGGTTAATCCCAAACAAAGGTCAGGAAATTGGTAGCGACGAACAAGTCGCTGCCATTGATGGGGATGTGATCACGCGCCAAGAGTGGATGATTGCCATGGAAGAACGATATGGTAAAGAAACACTACAAAATTTAGTAAATGAATCGGTAATGGAAAAGGCAGCAAAAACATATAAAATTAAAGTTACCGATAAAGAAATAGATCTTGAACTTGCGTTAATGCGTTCTGCTCAAGATAAGTTTGATACAGCCATGCAAAATCTATCAGTAGAGCAACTACGCCAAAAAATTCGTTCACAGCTTATATTGGATAAAGTACTCACGAAGGACGTAGTGATAGAGGAAGAAAGTGTTGAAAAGTATTATGAGGAAAATCAGGGGTTATATAATACAAAAACAAGCTATCGTACGAATTTTATTGAAGTCGATTCAAAAAAAGCTGCTGATGAGGCACTAGGTGAATTGAAAAATGGTTCTGATTTTACAGTGCTGGCACGAGAAATATCTGTTGATAGTGCTTCAGCCAGTCTAGGAGGAGATATTGGTTTCCTCACAGAGAATCAGGAGAATGTGGACCCTACCATTATTAATACTGTGAAATCTCTTAAGGCAAATGAGGTAAGTAAAGCCTTTAAGTTAGATAATGGTCATTATGGAATTGTTCAAGTGCAAGAGGTATTAGAAGGACAATCCTTTACATATGACGATGTGAAAGAACATATTGAGCGTGAATTGGCTTTAGAGCAATTGACGCAATCTGTTACACCGGAAGCATTTTGGTCTGAATTTAATGCTACTTGGTATTATGGAGAGTCTAAAAAAGAAAAATAA
- the cysK gene encoding cysteine synthase A yields MSRLANSVAELVGKTPIVKLNHATNENEGTVYVKLEYFNPGSSVKDRLALAMIEAAEKDGTLKPGGTIIEPTSGNTGIGLAMIAAAKGYKAILVMPETMSLERRNLLRAYGAELVLTPGPAGMKGAIAKAEELSAEHGYFLPQQFTNPANAVIHRLTTGPEIVEAFDGLTLDAFVAGVGTGGTITGAGAVLKEKYPNIEIIAVEPKDSPVLSGGQPGPHKIQGIGAGFVPEVLDTDVYSAVFPVENEVAFEVARKVAREEGILCGISSGAAIYAAIEAAKRLGKGSNVLAIVPSNGERYLSTPLYQFED; encoded by the coding sequence ATGAGTAGATTAGCGAATTCAGTGGCTGAATTAGTTGGTAAAACACCAATTGTAAAATTAAATCATGCAACAAATGAAAATGAAGGCACTGTGTATGTAAAATTAGAATATTTTAATCCAGGAAGCTCAGTAAAAGACCGTCTAGCTCTAGCAATGATTGAAGCTGCAGAAAAAGACGGGACATTAAAGCCGGGTGGTACAATCATTGAGCCGACTTCTGGTAATACAGGTATCGGTCTTGCGATGATTGCTGCTGCTAAAGGATACAAAGCGATTTTAGTTATGCCAGAAACAATGAGTTTAGAGCGTCGTAACTTATTACGAGCTTATGGTGCAGAGCTTGTGTTAACACCTGGTCCAGCAGGTATGAAGGGTGCAATTGCTAAAGCAGAAGAACTATCTGCTGAGCATGGCTACTTCCTCCCACAACAATTTACAAATCCAGCGAACGCTGTTATTCACCGTCTGACAACAGGTCCTGAAATTGTAGAAGCATTTGATGGCCTAACACTTGATGCATTTGTAGCTGGCGTTGGTACAGGTGGTACCATTACAGGTGCAGGTGCTGTATTAAAAGAAAAGTATCCAAACATTGAAATCATTGCTGTTGAACCAAAAGATTCACCGGTTCTTTCTGGTGGTCAACCAGGGCCACATAAAATTCAAGGTATTGGAGCTGGATTTGTACCAGAAGTACTAGATACAGATGTTTATTCTGCTGTATTCCCTGTTGAAAATGAGGTTGCTTTTGAAGTAGCACGTAAAGTAGCACGTGAAGAAGGTATCCTATGTGGTATTTCATCTGGTGCTGCCATCTATGCTGCGATTGAAGCGGCAAAACGTTTAGGTAAAGGTTCGAATGTTCTTGCCATTGTACCTTCTAACGGAGAGCGTTACCTTTCAACACCTTTATACCAATTTGAAGACTAA
- a CDS encoding anthranilate synthase component I family protein → MFKGENNLKTILTKTLTMDADSFFYSYKKQTETQQAHVFLESGRGGHFTIAAWNPLATAQSVEEGLLVNWRNDRQEILQGESLALLEELVAEYRISYNVDLPVFQGGAIGFVAYDYARKIEVLPNMAKDDLQIPDIYFYIFDSWAVHDVKTNTVTLMKLEDSDVNLEEWANNWQVAAQSGLEARKFEKTNAVEVANDEHELLVSFAGTDFEAAVKKIQTYIAQGDVFQVNLSVRQSKNLNATAMDVYEALRAFNPSPYMAYIEAPDFAVVSGSPELLVKRHGNELSTRPIAGTRPRGKSEAEDLALAQELIDNEKERAEHVMLVDLERNDLGRVSAYGTVEVDEFMVIERYSHVMHIVSNVRGEIAEDKTNADVIRAMFPGGTITGAPKIRTMEIIEELEPVRRGLYTGSIGWLGYTGDMEFNIVIRTAFIKDGVAHIQAGAGIVIDSVPEREYQESLNKAKAMWQAKAMAEERAK, encoded by the coding sequence ATGTTTAAAGGGGAAAATAACTTGAAAACAATACTTACAAAAACATTAACAATGGATGCAGATTCATTTTTTTATAGCTATAAGAAGCAAACAGAGACACAGCAAGCGCATGTGTTTTTAGAGAGTGGACGCGGAGGGCATTTTACGATAGCTGCTTGGAATCCGTTAGCTACTGCACAATCAGTAGAGGAGGGGCTTTTAGTAAACTGGAGAAATGATAGACAAGAAATTTTACAAGGTGAATCTCTAGCTTTACTGGAAGAGCTTGTAGCGGAATATCGAATTTCTTATAATGTGGACCTTCCTGTTTTTCAAGGAGGGGCTATTGGATTTGTTGCATATGATTATGCACGTAAAATTGAAGTACTTCCTAATATGGCAAAGGATGACTTGCAAATACCAGATATCTATTTTTATATTTTTGATAGTTGGGCAGTACATGATGTGAAAACGAATACAGTTACTCTTATGAAGCTAGAAGATAGTGACGTTAACTTGGAAGAATGGGCTAACAACTGGCAGGTTGCAGCACAGTCTGGTTTAGAGGCGCGTAAATTTGAAAAAACAAATGCTGTAGAAGTTGCTAATGATGAGCATGAATTGCTTGTCTCATTTGCAGGAACTGATTTTGAAGCAGCTGTAAAGAAAATTCAAACCTATATAGCACAGGGTGATGTGTTTCAGGTAAACTTATCTGTTCGTCAGTCCAAGAACTTAAATGCGACTGCGATGGATGTCTACGAGGCTTTACGAGCGTTTAATCCGTCGCCATACATGGCTTATATTGAAGCACCTGATTTTGCTGTAGTTTCTGGGTCACCCGAGTTATTAGTAAAACGTCATGGCAATGAATTATCGACAAGACCCATTGCAGGTACTCGACCAAGAGGGAAATCCGAAGCGGAAGATTTAGCATTGGCACAAGAGTTGATTGATAATGAGAAAGAACGTGCTGAGCATGTGATGTTAGTGGATTTAGAGCGCAATGATTTAGGACGAGTATCAGCCTATGGAACAGTGGAAGTGGACGAATTTATGGTCATTGAGCGCTATTCACATGTCATGCACATTGTTTCAAATGTACGAGGAGAAATAGCGGAAGATAAAACGAATGCAGATGTTATCCGTGCAATGTTCCCAGGTGGGACGATTACAGGTGCGCCAAAGATCCGCACCATGGAAATTATTGAAGAACTGGAGCCTGTACGACGAGGTTTATACACTGGTTCTATCGGTTGGCTCGGCTATACAGGTGATATGGAGTTTAATATTGTGATCCGTACAGCATTTATAAAAGATGGGGTTGCACATATTCAAGCTGGAGCAGGTATTGTCATTGACTCTGTGCCAGAAAGGGAGTATCAGGAATCCTTAAATAAGGCGAAGGCAATGTGGCAGGCAAAGGCAATGGCAGAGGAGCGAGCAAAATGA
- the pabA gene encoding aminodeoxychorismate/anthranilate synthase component II, with protein sequence MILMIDNYDSFIYNIVQYLGEFGHEIVVKRNDDITVKEIEQLAPDMIVISPGPCSPNEAGESLNIIKYFAGNIPILGVCLGHQALAQVFGGNVIRAEHLMHGKTSPVLHAEVGLHKGMPNPFQATRYHSLIVEKETLPACLEVTAWTEEGEIMGLRHTEYSIEGVQYHPESIMTEQGKKLLRQFIEKYVEGVE encoded by the coding sequence ATGATTTTAATGATTGATAATTATGATTCATTTATCTACAACATCGTACAATATTTAGGTGAATTTGGTCATGAGATAGTAGTGAAACGAAATGATGATATAACAGTAAAGGAGATTGAGCAACTTGCACCTGATATGATTGTTATTTCTCCAGGACCATGTAGTCCAAATGAGGCAGGTGAAAGCCTGAACATTATTAAATATTTCGCGGGAAATATTCCGATTTTAGGGGTCTGCCTGGGTCATCAGGCACTTGCACAGGTGTTTGGCGGCAATGTCATACGAGCTGAGCATCTTATGCATGGTAAGACATCACCTGTGCTACATGCTGAAGTGGGTTTGCATAAAGGTATGCCAAATCCCTTCCAGGCCACACGTTACCACTCTCTTATTGTAGAAAAAGAGACGTTACCGGCATGTCTAGAAGTAACCGCTTGGACAGAAGAGGGAGAAATTATGGGGCTTCGTCACACGGAATATTCGATAGAGGGTGTACAATATCATCCAGAATCTATTATGACAGAGCAAGGCAAAAAACTATTGCGTCAATTTATAGAGAAGTATGTAGAAGGAGTGGAATAG
- the pabC gene encoding aminodeoxychorismate lyase has protein sequence MQCWMNGNYMDAQDLQISPFDHGFLYGLGFFETFRTYRGQIFRWEEHMDRLQLALSQYHIHLTYPEKFLLEVVQQLNKLAGGQDGYFRLNVSAGEHHIGLQPTEYKQPNVIIFRKELQNTKRGTEKIAQWLSTPRNTPEQGLRVKSHHYGNNVLGRFEMLSLAQREGFFLTEQGYVAEGVTSNVFWVNNDILYTPSLETGILPGIIRAWVIEKASALDLEVKEGFYTKEDLLQSTECFITNSVQELVPISSLENVQFLGNNGPIYSCLHEAFVQEVEQG, from the coding sequence ATGCAGTGCTGGATGAATGGAAACTATATGGACGCACAGGATTTGCAGATTTCTCCATTTGATCATGGCTTTTTATATGGATTGGGCTTTTTTGAAACATTCCGCACATATAGAGGTCAGATATTTCGCTGGGAAGAGCATATGGATAGATTACAGCTTGCTTTATCTCAGTATCACATTCATTTAACCTATCCTGAAAAATTTTTACTTGAAGTTGTGCAACAGTTAAACAAGCTGGCTGGCGGTCAGGATGGCTACTTCCGTTTAAATGTATCAGCTGGAGAACATCATATTGGATTACAGCCAACAGAATATAAACAACCCAATGTCATTATCTTTCGAAAAGAACTTCAGAATACAAAACGTGGGACGGAGAAAATTGCGCAATGGCTTTCAACGCCACGCAATACACCTGAACAAGGATTGCGAGTTAAATCACACCATTATGGTAACAACGTGCTTGGCCGCTTTGAAATGCTATCATTGGCACAACGAGAAGGGTTCTTTTTAACAGAACAGGGCTATGTGGCTGAAGGTGTGACATCAAACGTTTTTTGGGTAAATAATGATATACTATATACGCCTTCCTTAGAGACAGGTATTTTACCGGGTATTATTCGAGCGTGGGTTATAGAGAAGGCCTCTGCACTCGATTTAGAAGTTAAAGAAGGTTTTTATACAAAAGAAGACTTACTACAAAGTACGGAATGCTTCATTACCAATTCAGTACAAGAGCTTGTGCCGATTAGTAGCTTAGAGAATGTGCAATTTTTAGGTAATAATGGGCCGATTTATTCGTGTTTACATGAGGCATTTGTTCAAGAAGTGGAGCAAGGATAG
- the folP gene encoding dihydropteroate synthase: protein MLEKYKKPLTLNGITLDYTKETFVMGILNVTPDSFSDGGKYNNVEAAVAQAKKMVAEGAKIIDVGGESTRPGYERISDEDEIARIVPVIQALAKEVRAVISVDTYKANVARAAIEAGAHMINDIWGAKAEPEIAQVAADLHVPIILMHNRENMDYGVDFWATAKMDLEKSIAIAQQAGVPEHHIILDPGIGFAKNTGQNIVMMQHLKDLVAMGYPVLLATSRKSMIGNVLKLPVEERLEGTSATVVYGIEKGCHMIRVHDVKEMTRATYMADVLVGKRLFKEEA, encoded by the coding sequence ATGCTAGAAAAATATAAGAAACCATTAACGCTTAATGGTATTACATTAGACTATACAAAAGAAACGTTTGTTATGGGGATTCTCAATGTTACACCAGATTCCTTCTCAGATGGTGGAAAATACAACAATGTAGAAGCTGCTGTTGCTCAAGCGAAAAAAATGGTGGCTGAAGGGGCTAAAATAATTGATGTAGGTGGGGAATCTACACGCCCTGGGTATGAACGAATTTCAGATGAAGATGAAATTGCCCGCATTGTGCCCGTTATTCAAGCATTAGCGAAAGAAGTAAGGGCCGTTATTTCCGTTGATACGTATAAAGCAAATGTAGCCCGTGCTGCTATTGAAGCAGGGGCACATATGATTAATGATATTTGGGGTGCGAAGGCTGAGCCAGAAATTGCTCAGGTTGCTGCGGATTTACATGTGCCTATTATTTTAATGCATAATCGCGAAAATATGGATTATGGTGTTGATTTTTGGGCGACAGCAAAAATGGACTTAGAGAAAAGTATTGCCATCGCTCAGCAAGCAGGAGTTCCTGAACATCATATCATCTTAGATCCAGGTATCGGCTTTGCTAAAAATACTGGCCAAAATATAGTTATGATGCAACACTTAAAGGATTTAGTAGCTATGGGTTACCCTGTATTATTAGCAACGTCACGTAAATCAATGATTGGCAATGTCTTAAAACTACCTGTTGAAGAGCGTCTTGAAGGGACAAGTGCGACAGTGGTTTATGGAATTGAAAAGGGCTGTCATATGATACGTGTTCATGATGTAAAGGAAATGACGCGTGCTACGTATATGGCTGATGTCTTAGTGGGAAAACGTTTGTTTAAGGAGGAAGCGTGA
- the folB gene encoding dihydroneopterin aldolase produces MDYIHLKDMQFYGYHGVLAAETTLGQRFRANVSLAVDMTKAGETDDLSYTVNYAEVYALCRDIVEGEPFKLIEALVVRVADAILTTYPDKVKGVRVELIKPDPPIHGYYKEVSVEVTRGDF; encoded by the coding sequence ATGGATTACATTCATTTAAAGGACATGCAGTTTTATGGCTACCATGGTGTATTAGCAGCAGAAACAACTCTAGGTCAACGCTTTCGAGCAAATGTTTCCCTTGCTGTAGATATGACAAAGGCTGGAGAAACAGATGATCTCTCTTATACAGTGAACTATGCAGAGGTCTATGCATTATGCCGTGATATTGTGGAGGGGGAACCGTTTAAGCTAATTGAGGCTCTGGTCGTGAGAGTAGCGGATGCAATATTAACAACCTACCCTGATAAAGTAAAAGGAGTTCGTGTAGAACTAATTAAACCAGACCCACCAATTCATGGCTATTAC